The Zobellia alginiliquefaciens genome contains a region encoding:
- a CDS encoding arsenate reductase family protein, translating into MKKIYHLSTCDTCKRILKELQPLDGVVLQDIKTEALTKKQVEEMQKLAGSYEALFSKRARLYRQMGLHETQPSEDELKNLILEHYTFLKRPVILIDDQIFVGNSKKVVEAAKEALHH; encoded by the coding sequence ATGAAAAAGATTTACCACCTCAGCACCTGTGATACTTGCAAACGTATTCTTAAAGAATTACAACCATTGGATGGTGTTGTTCTTCAAGACATTAAAACCGAAGCACTGACCAAAAAGCAGGTAGAAGAAATGCAAAAACTTGCAGGAAGCTATGAAGCTCTGTTTAGTAAGCGCGCTCGTCTATACAGGCAGATGGGCCTACATGAAACCCAACCTTCCGAAGATGAATTAAAAAATCTGATTCTAGAGCACTATACATTTCTCAAGCGACCTGTCATCCTAATTGATGATCAAATATTTGTGGGCAATAGCAAAAAAGTAGTGGAAGCTGCAAAAGAAGCCCTACACCATTGA
- a CDS encoding DinB family protein: MEKLFDVILQNRKRLYKILEETPREQLLEIPESFNNNIWWNIAHTVITPQVLVYKFSHLQMRVSEELVEKFKKGTVPDGTATEEEMMIVADFLISTLEWMVEDYEAALFKEYSEYTTSAGVTLKSVEDALAFTAYHEGLHAGAIISLLKVVGK; this comes from the coding sequence TTGGAAAAACTTTTTGATGTCATTTTACAGAATAGAAAACGATTATATAAAATCTTAGAAGAAACCCCAAGGGAGCAACTACTTGAGATACCAGAGAGTTTTAATAACAATATTTGGTGGAATATAGCGCATACCGTAATTACGCCTCAGGTTTTAGTGTATAAGTTTAGTCACCTTCAAATGCGTGTTTCGGAGGAGTTGGTCGAAAAATTTAAAAAAGGAACAGTGCCTGACGGGACCGCAACCGAGGAAGAAATGATGATAGTTGCAGACTTTCTTATTTCTACTTTAGAATGGATGGTCGAAGATTACGAAGCCGCACTTTTTAAGGAATATTCAGAATATACCACTAGTGCCGGTGTAACGTTAAAATCTGTAGAAGATGCACTTGCGTTTACGGCATACCACGAAGGTTTACATGCAGGGGCAATTATTTCATTGCTCAAAGTTGTTGGAAAATAA
- a CDS encoding DUF3298 and DUF4163 domain-containing protein: MKTQVTYIILLLALVGCQKENKLTFETLSLDETRCSECPSVEINIPKAIENSKIATSINTAIDEEIIETLNYDDEIETSSIKEAVKSFSNGYWELKKLYPEETTNWEAKIEGKVSYEDPDFLTIELNSYIFTGGAHGYSSQHFLNFDKTKGKELENWEIFKDRKDFEKFAEQKFRDQEHIPQDGPINSTGFMFESDIFYLPENIGFTKEGIRLLYNPYEVASYADGPIVLTLPFEDVKPYLVKKKS; this comes from the coding sequence ATGAAAACCCAAGTTACTTATATCATTTTACTTTTAGCCTTAGTCGGATGCCAAAAAGAAAACAAACTGACGTTTGAGACCCTTAGCCTTGATGAGACGCGTTGTTCCGAATGTCCGAGCGTAGAAATCAATATTCCAAAGGCGATTGAAAATTCTAAAATAGCAACTTCCATAAATACGGCTATAGATGAAGAAATCATAGAAACCTTGAACTATGATGATGAAATTGAGACTTCTAGCATCAAAGAAGCCGTTAAATCTTTTAGCAATGGTTATTGGGAACTTAAAAAATTATACCCTGAGGAAACCACAAATTGGGAAGCAAAAATAGAAGGCAAGGTTTCTTATGAAGACCCAGACTTTCTAACTATTGAACTCAACTCCTATATTTTTACAGGAGGAGCACATGGTTATAGCTCCCAACATTTCTTAAACTTTGATAAAACGAAAGGGAAAGAACTTGAAAACTGGGAAATTTTTAAGGACCGAAAAGATTTTGAGAAATTTGCCGAACAAAAATTTAGAGACCAAGAACACATACCCCAAGATGGCCCAATTAACAGCACAGGCTTTATGTTCGAGAGTGATATCTTTTACCTCCCCGAAAATATTGGGTTCACTAAAGAGGGCATACGATTACTTTACAACCCTTATGAGGTTGCGTCATACGCAGATGGTCCAATTGTATTAACGCTTCCTTTTGAAGACGTTAAACCTTATTTGGTCAAAAAGAAATCTTAA
- a CDS encoding cystathionine gamma-synthase, translated as MGEKTLKFNSKTIHGGQKPDAAYGAVMPPIYQTSTYAQTTPGGHKGYEYSRSANPTRTALENSLASIENGSYGLAFASGLAAMDAVIKLLSPGDEVVSTNDLYGGSYRLFKKVFEKYGIKFNFVGMQHVDAIESAINNNTKLIWVETPTNPMMNIIDIEGVAQLAKKHKVLLAVDNTFATPYLQTPLDLGADIVMHSATKYLGGHSDVVAGALIVKDKKIADELYFIQNASGAILGPTDSFLVLRGIKTLHVRMQRHCENGEAIAKFLAKHAKIEKVYWPGFESHPNHEVAKSQMNGFGGMISFVTKGSSYEDAIKIVEKLKVFTLAESLGGVESLAGHPASMTHASIPKEEREKSGVVDALIRLSVGIEDIEDLIADLEQAIS; from the coding sequence ATGGGCGAAAAAACGTTAAAATTCAACAGCAAGACAATTCACGGTGGGCAAAAGCCTGATGCAGCTTATGGTGCGGTAATGCCTCCTATATATCAAACCTCTACATACGCACAGACTACACCCGGAGGGCATAAGGGGTATGAGTACTCAAGAAGTGCCAACCCTACCAGAACCGCTTTGGAGAATTCCTTGGCCAGTATAGAGAACGGTAGTTACGGTCTGGCTTTTGCTAGCGGACTTGCGGCAATGGATGCAGTAATTAAATTATTGAGTCCTGGTGATGAAGTGGTTTCAACTAATGACCTATATGGAGGAAGTTACCGCTTGTTTAAAAAGGTTTTTGAAAAGTATGGTATCAAATTCAATTTTGTTGGCATGCAGCATGTAGATGCCATCGAATCTGCCATAAACAACAATACAAAGTTGATTTGGGTAGAGACACCTACAAATCCAATGATGAACATTATTGATATTGAAGGGGTTGCCCAATTGGCTAAAAAGCATAAAGTGTTGCTAGCTGTAGATAATACGTTTGCTACACCTTATTTGCAAACACCATTAGATTTGGGTGCGGATATTGTAATGCATTCCGCTACAAAATACCTAGGCGGGCATAGCGATGTTGTTGCGGGAGCATTGATTGTAAAGGACAAGAAAATTGCGGACGAGCTGTATTTTATTCAAAATGCCAGCGGAGCTATTTTAGGGCCAACGGATAGTTTTTTGGTATTACGGGGTATTAAAACACTTCATGTACGCATGCAAAGGCATTGTGAGAACGGCGAGGCAATCGCTAAGTTTTTGGCGAAGCATGCAAAAATTGAGAAAGTATATTGGCCCGGTTTTGAAAGTCACCCTAATCACGAAGTGGCCAAAAGTCAAATGAACGGTTTTGGAGGTATGATTTCTTTTGTGACCAAGGGAAGCAGTTATGAAGATGCCATTAAAATTGTTGAAAAATTAAAGGTATTTACGTTGGCAGAGTCCTTGGGTGGAGTTGAGAGTTTGGCTGGGCATCCGGCAAGTATGACCCATGCTAGTATTCCAAAGGAGGAAAGGGAAAAAAGTGGAGTTGTGGATGCTTTGATACGGTTAAGTGTAGGTATTGAGGATATTGAGGATCTGATAGCTGATTTGGAGCAAGCAATAAGCTAG
- the gdhA gene encoding NADP-specific glutamate dehydrogenase, which produces MDSKIRDFMDEIKNRNGHEPEFIQAVQEVAETVIPYIAKHKIYNGKNILLRMVEPERLISFRVAWIDDEGEIHVNRGYRIQMNSAIGPYKGGLRFHPSVNASILKFLAFEQVFKNSLTTLPMGGGKGGSDFDPKGKSDDEVMRFCHAFMTELCRHIGPNTDVPAGDIGVGAREIGFLFGMYKKIRNEFTGVLTGKGLSWGGSKIRPEATGYGTVYFAQSMLKTKNESFNGKTVVISGSGNVAQYAAEKVLQLGGKIVTLSDSGGYIYDADGIDAEKLAFVMELKNERRGRISEYTEKYTNAEFHQGKTPWDVKCDIALPCATQNELLVDDAKTLLANGCMCVAEGANMPCDADAVHAFHDAKILFAPGKASNAGGVATSGLEMSQNSLRISWTREEVDERLRDIMEDIHDSCIEYGKEEDGFCNYVKGANIAGFVKVADAMLAQGVI; this is translated from the coding sequence ATGGATAGTAAGATTAGAGATTTCATGGATGAAATCAAAAATAGAAACGGGCACGAGCCTGAGTTCATTCAAGCGGTGCAAGAAGTTGCTGAAACGGTAATTCCATATATCGCAAAGCATAAAATATATAACGGTAAGAATATCTTGCTACGAATGGTTGAACCAGAGCGACTAATTTCATTTAGGGTTGCTTGGATAGATGATGAGGGAGAAATACATGTAAATAGAGGATATCGCATTCAAATGAATTCAGCTATTGGCCCTTACAAGGGCGGTTTGCGGTTCCATCCATCAGTAAATGCTAGTATTTTAAAGTTCTTGGCTTTTGAGCAAGTATTTAAAAACAGTTTGACCACTTTGCCTATGGGTGGAGGAAAAGGAGGTTCGGATTTTGACCCCAAAGGAAAGTCGGATGATGAAGTGATGCGTTTTTGCCATGCGTTTATGACGGAGCTTTGTCGTCATATTGGTCCAAATACAGATGTACCTGCTGGAGATATTGGTGTGGGTGCGCGCGAAATAGGTTTCCTATTTGGTATGTACAAGAAAATAAGAAATGAGTTTACCGGAGTTTTGACTGGTAAAGGTCTCTCATGGGGCGGTTCTAAAATTAGGCCAGAAGCAACAGGGTACGGAACGGTGTATTTTGCGCAAAGTATGCTTAAAACCAAAAACGAATCTTTCAATGGTAAGACCGTTGTTATTTCCGGTTCAGGGAACGTGGCTCAGTATGCGGCGGAAAAAGTACTGCAATTGGGAGGTAAAATTGTTACCCTATCGGATTCTGGCGGCTATATTTATGATGCGGATGGCATAGACGCTGAGAAATTAGCCTTTGTTATGGAGTTGAAAAACGAAAGACGAGGAAGAATATCAGAATATACAGAGAAGTATACAAATGCAGAATTCCACCAAGGAAAAACACCTTGGGATGTAAAGTGCGATATAGCACTACCATGTGCTACTCAAAATGAGCTCTTGGTAGACGATGCCAAAACACTGTTGGCCAATGGTTGTATGTGTGTAGCGGAAGGTGCAAATATGCCTTGTGATGCAGATGCGGTGCATGCTTTTCATGACGCTAAAATTTTGTTTGCTCCAGGCAAAGCTTCCAATGCTGGTGGAGTTGCTACTTCAGGACTTGAAATGTCTCAGAACTCTCTACGTATCAGCTGGACCAGAGAAGAAGTGGACGAACGACTTAGGGATATTATGGAGGATATTCATGATTCTTGTATTGAATACGGTAAAGAAGAAGATGGCTTCTGTAATTATGTTAAGGGTGCAAACATTGCCGGTTTCGTAAAAGTTGCCGATGCCATGTTAGCACAAGGTGTGATATAA
- the recO gene encoding DNA repair protein RecO gives MQVTTKAIVLTSLKYGDTSLIVKAFTESEGVKSYLLRGVLASKKGKLKTAYFQPLTQLEIVANHKNKGALESIKEAKINYPYQALHSDISKNAMTLFLAEMLANSIHEEEANTALFEFIEASLQWLDAQNEISNFHIYFLIRLTRYLGFYPDTNEMESSSFDLQEGEFTNTPSLNPILIGDNLDYFKTFLGINFDEIHHIKMNKSNRQELLQSLVLFYELHLQGFRKPKSLAILNEVFS, from the coding sequence ATGCAGGTAACTACCAAAGCCATAGTTCTTACATCACTCAAATATGGCGATACAAGTTTAATAGTAAAAGCCTTTACTGAATCTGAAGGTGTTAAATCATATTTGTTAAGGGGTGTTCTGGCCTCTAAAAAGGGGAAGTTAAAAACGGCCTACTTTCAACCATTGACCCAGTTAGAAATAGTTGCCAATCATAAGAATAAAGGGGCTTTGGAAAGTATAAAAGAGGCGAAAATAAACTATCCATATCAGGCCTTGCATTCCGATATTTCAAAAAATGCCATGACTTTGTTTCTTGCCGAGATGTTAGCAAATAGCATCCATGAAGAGGAAGCCAATACGGCGCTTTTTGAGTTTATAGAAGCTTCGTTACAATGGCTTGATGCTCAAAATGAAATATCTAATTTCCACATCTATTTTTTAATACGACTCACGCGCTATTTGGGTTTTTATCCTGATACCAATGAGATGGAATCCAGTAGTTTTGACCTGCAGGAAGGGGAGTTTACAAATACACCGTCTCTGAATCCTATTCTAATAGGAGATAATCTTGATTACTTTAAAACCTTCTTGGGCATAAATTTTGATGAGATACATCATATCAAAATGAATAAAAGCAACCGTCAAGAACTTTTGCAATCGTTAGTATTGTTCTATGAGTTGCATTTACAGGGATTTAGAAAACCAAAATCCTTGGCTATCTTAAACGAAGTATTTAGTTAG
- a CDS encoding TonB-dependent receptor produces the protein MNKFLFLLIFLCVQSIFAQQITVLDVETREPISNVAIYNYDHSKTALTDFDGNADLKFFHPGERITFRHLSYQLRKNTKEQILKHGGQFYMVMKAEELDEVVMSVSKWEQQKKDIPNKIAVIDGRDITFSSPQTSADLLQNSGKVFVQKSQMGGGSPMIRGFATNRLLLSVDGVRMNNAIFRGGNLQNVISIDPYSVKNTEIIFGPGSVIYGSDAIGGVMNFYTKKAEFSTSDSLSFSGNASYRFASVNTENTVHVDFNLGKEKWAFLTSATYNSFQDMKMGSHGPDSYLRNQYVSTGNGMDVLVDNQNAKNQNPTGYNQFNLMQKIAYKPNNTWHYDFGLHYSETSDYSRYDRLIRPDGSGEGLRSAEWFYGPQKWFMGNLQMKKRGKGIFYDGLKITTAYQHFEESRNDRGFQDVVRYSTEEKVDAVSTNIDFENKKIGDLRLYYGGEYIFNKVGSVGSQENIETHLVSGTASRYPDGAIWQTLAGYVNGEYKAKPNFTLLSGLRYSHVWIDADFDKTYYPFPFDDANLNNGALTGSLGFSWFPKADLQITFNGSTGFRAPNVDDVGKIFDSEPGAVVVPNPDLEPEYAYNIELGVQKNFNDKLVFKSAAFYTYLVDALVRRDYLFNGESEILYNGEMSSVQAIQNAAKAYVYGFEFGLEAFLTDNVSVVSNLTITEGIEEEDDGTESPGRHVAPTFGDLHLVYKNQRLRSDLFVNYNGEIPFDDLAASERSKDYIYALNAEGNPYSPSWYTLNFRSQYEVSNAMKVSLNLENITDQRYRSYSSGISAPGINLIVGLGYKF, from the coding sequence ATGAACAAGTTTCTGTTTTTACTTATTTTTTTGTGCGTTCAGTCCATATTTGCCCAACAGATTACGGTTTTGGATGTAGAAACTCGTGAACCCATTTCCAATGTGGCCATATATAATTATGACCACTCTAAGACAGCCCTTACGGATTTTGATGGCAATGCGGATTTAAAGTTCTTTCATCCAGGGGAACGTATTACTTTTCGTCACCTTAGTTACCAATTAAGAAAGAATACCAAAGAACAGATTTTAAAACATGGCGGACAGTTTTATATGGTCATGAAGGCGGAAGAGCTGGACGAGGTGGTTATGTCGGTTTCCAAGTGGGAGCAGCAAAAGAAAGATATTCCCAATAAAATTGCCGTTATAGACGGGCGTGACATCACATTTTCCAGTCCACAAACTTCAGCAGATTTACTACAAAACAGTGGTAAGGTATTTGTTCAAAAAAGCCAGATGGGCGGTGGTAGCCCAATGATTCGTGGTTTTGCTACCAACCGTTTGCTTTTGTCCGTAGATGGGGTACGTATGAACAATGCTATTTTTAGGGGTGGTAATTTGCAAAACGTAATTTCCATTGACCCGTATTCGGTAAAAAATACAGAGATTATTTTTGGGCCAGGTTCTGTTATTTATGGTAGTGATGCTATAGGCGGGGTTATGAATTTCTATACCAAAAAGGCCGAATTCTCCACCTCTGACAGTCTTTCATTTTCGGGTAATGCCAGTTATAGGTTTGCTTCGGTAAACACGGAAAATACGGTTCACGTAGATTTCAATTTAGGTAAAGAGAAATGGGCTTTTTTAACTAGTGCTACCTACAATAGTTTTCAAGATATGAAGATGGGGTCTCACGGTCCGGATTCATACTTAAGAAATCAATATGTATCTACCGGTAATGGAATGGATGTTCTTGTTGATAACCAGAATGCTAAAAATCAGAACCCTACAGGGTACAATCAGTTTAATTTAATGCAAAAAATAGCATATAAACCCAATAATACATGGCACTATGATTTCGGCTTGCATTATTCGGAAACTTCGGATTATTCTAGATATGACCGTTTAATCCGTCCAGATGGTTCGGGGGAAGGCTTACGCTCGGCAGAATGGTTTTACGGACCCCAGAAATGGTTCATGGGTAATTTACAAATGAAAAAAAGAGGAAAAGGCATTTTTTATGATGGATTAAAGATAACAACTGCCTATCAGCATTTTGAAGAAAGCCGCAATGATAGGGGCTTTCAAGATGTGGTAAGATATTCAACAGAAGAAAAAGTAGATGCTGTTTCCACTAATATCGATTTTGAAAATAAAAAAATTGGCGACTTACGTTTGTATTATGGGGGCGAGTATATTTTTAATAAAGTAGGTTCTGTTGGTAGCCAAGAAAATATTGAGACTCATTTGGTTTCGGGAACAGCTTCCAGATATCCAGATGGAGCTATTTGGCAAACCTTGGCAGGCTATGTAAATGGAGAATACAAGGCGAAACCTAACTTTACTTTACTTTCGGGCTTAAGGTATAGCCATGTGTGGATTGATGCGGATTTTGACAAAACGTATTACCCTTTTCCTTTTGATGATGCCAATCTGAATAATGGCGCGTTAACGGGCAGTCTAGGCTTTAGTTGGTTCCCGAAAGCAGACTTGCAGATTACCTTTAATGGTTCAACCGGTTTTAGAGCACCTAATGTAGATGATGTAGGTAAGATTTTTGATTCTGAACCTGGTGCCGTAGTGGTTCCTAATCCTGACCTAGAGCCAGAATATGCGTACAATATAGAACTAGGGGTTCAGAAGAACTTTAATGACAAACTGGTTTTTAAAAGTGCTGCATTCTATACGTATTTGGTAGATGCTCTAGTGCGCAGAGATTACTTATTTAATGGGGAGAGTGAAATTTTATACAATGGCGAAATGAGTAGTGTACAGGCTATTCAGAATGCGGCAAAGGCGTATGTCTATGGCTTTGAATTTGGTTTGGAAGCTTTTCTTACGGATAACGTTTCGGTTGTTTCCAATTTAACCATTACCGAGGGCATTGAAGAGGAAGATGATGGTACCGAATCTCCCGGGAGACACGTTGCCCCTACTTTTGGAGATTTACACTTGGTTTATAAGAACCAGAGACTAAGAAGCGACTTGTTCGTGAATTATAACGGAGAGATTCCCTTTGATGATTTGGCGGCTTCCGAACGTAGTAAAGATTATATCTACGCATTGAATGCTGAAGGAAATCCGTATTCCCCATCTTGGTATACGCTAAATTTCCGTTCGCAATATGAGGTTTCAAACGCTATGAAAGTTTCTTTGAATCTTGAAAATATTACGGATCAACGGTACCGTTCTTATTCTTCGGGAATTTCCGCTCCAGGAATTAATTTAATAGTAGGGTTGGGGTATAAGTTTTAG
- the ileS gene encoding isoleucine--tRNA ligase — MKFAEYKGLDLPKVAEDILDYWKQNQIFEKSVSSREGKPSYVFYEGPPSANGMPGIHHVMARTIKDIFPRYKTMKGFQVKRKAGWDTHGLPIELGVEKELGITKEDIGKKISVEEYNAACKKAVMRYTDVWNRMTEQVGYWVDMDDPYITYKPKYMESVWWLLKQIYDKGLVYKGYTIQPYSPKAGTGLSSHELNQPGTYQDVTDTTVVAQFKAVEASLPDFLQNEGDVYFLAWTTTPWTLPSNTALTVGPKIEYVLVETYNQYTFEPMNVVLAKNLVGKQFSGKFQQVESKPELLDYKSGDKKIPFYVVKEFTGKDLVGIKYEQLLDYALPYQNPENAFRVISGDFVTVDDGTGIVHTAPTFGADDALVAKQASPEVPPLLVLDENNNPVPLVDLQGRFRPEMKEFGGKYVKNEYYDLGDEPERSIDVELAIKLKEENKAFKVEKYVHSYPNCWRTDKPILYYPLDSWFIKISDVKDRMFALNQTINWKPKSTGEGRFGNWLANANDWNLSRSRYWGIPLPIWRTEDGKEEIIIGSVAELKAEMAKAVASGVLEKDIFDDFVVGDLSDENYDKIDLHKNIVDDIVLVSASGKPMKRESDLIDVWFDSGSMPYAQWHYPFENKDLIDEGKTYPADFIAEGVDQTRGWFYTLHAIGTMVFDSVAYKNVVSNGLVLDKEGKKMSKRLGNAVDPFDTMNEHGADATRWYMISNANPWDNLKFDTEGIVEVKRKFFGTLYNTYSFFGLYANIDSFDYSEEDIPLSERPEIDRWILSELHSLIKTVDEAYADYEPTKATRAISDYVQENLSNWYVRLCRRRFWKGSYEKDKISAYQTLYTCLETVAKLSAPVAPFFMDRLYKDLTNTTHTEAFESVHLAEFPKYDEAIVDKDLESKMEKAQTISSLVLSIRQKEKIKVRQPLQKVMIPVLDENQKHEIEAVADLIMSEVNVKEVELLDDASGILVKQIKPNFKTLGPKYGKDMKKIAQAVAQLGQEDIQKIEQDGEISLDIDDKIITLQLQDVEIASQDIEGWLVASSGSITVALDVTINEDLREEGIARELVNRIQNIRKDSGFEVTDRIDIKILKDGFVEKAVSNNLEYIKTETLTADLILEEKLEEGAEVSFDEVNTKLFIEKH; from the coding sequence ATGAAGTTTGCGGAATATAAAGGATTGGACTTGCCCAAAGTAGCCGAGGATATACTTGATTACTGGAAGCAAAACCAAATATTTGAGAAAAGTGTTTCCTCTAGAGAGGGTAAACCTAGTTATGTTTTTTATGAAGGTCCGCCATCGGCAAATGGTATGCCTGGTATTCACCACGTAATGGCACGTACGATCAAGGATATTTTTCCTAGGTACAAGACCATGAAGGGCTTTCAAGTAAAACGTAAGGCCGGATGGGATACACACGGATTACCAATTGAACTGGGTGTTGAGAAAGAATTAGGTATTACTAAGGAAGATATAGGTAAGAAAATCTCTGTAGAGGAATATAATGCAGCTTGTAAAAAGGCGGTTATGCGGTACACTGATGTTTGGAACCGTATGACCGAACAAGTAGGGTATTGGGTAGATATGGATGACCCGTATATTACCTACAAGCCCAAATATATGGAATCTGTTTGGTGGTTATTGAAGCAGATTTATGATAAAGGTCTTGTTTATAAGGGGTATACTATTCAGCCGTATTCGCCAAAAGCAGGTACAGGTTTAAGTTCTCATGAATTAAACCAACCAGGAACGTACCAAGATGTTACGGATACTACCGTTGTAGCCCAATTTAAGGCTGTAGAAGCGTCATTGCCAGATTTTTTGCAGAATGAAGGTGATGTATATTTCTTGGCATGGACGACCACACCGTGGACACTTCCTTCCAATACGGCACTAACGGTGGGCCCTAAAATAGAGTACGTTCTGGTAGAAACGTACAACCAGTATACTTTTGAACCTATGAACGTGGTGCTTGCCAAAAACTTGGTAGGGAAGCAATTCTCCGGAAAGTTTCAACAAGTAGAGTCTAAACCCGAATTATTGGACTATAAGTCAGGTGATAAGAAAATCCCTTTTTACGTTGTAAAGGAATTTACAGGTAAAGACTTGGTGGGAATTAAATATGAGCAGTTGTTGGATTACGCTTTGCCGTACCAAAATCCTGAAAATGCGTTTCGTGTAATTTCCGGAGATTTTGTAACTGTAGACGACGGTACGGGTATTGTTCATACTGCGCCAACTTTTGGTGCGGATGATGCCTTGGTAGCTAAACAAGCGTCACCAGAGGTGCCACCATTATTGGTGCTAGACGAAAATAACAATCCTGTTCCATTAGTGGATTTACAGGGTCGTTTCCGTCCGGAGATGAAAGAGTTTGGCGGCAAATATGTGAAGAACGAATATTATGATTTAGGCGATGAGCCAGAAAGGTCAATAGACGTTGAGCTTGCTATTAAATTAAAAGAAGAGAATAAGGCCTTTAAAGTGGAGAAGTATGTACACAGTTACCCTAACTGCTGGCGTACGGACAAGCCTATTTTATATTACCCATTGGATTCCTGGTTCATTAAAATCAGCGATGTTAAAGATCGTATGTTCGCTTTGAACCAAACGATTAATTGGAAACCAAAATCTACAGGTGAAGGCCGTTTTGGTAACTGGCTGGCAAATGCCAATGACTGGAACCTTTCTAGATCTAGATATTGGGGTATTCCACTTCCTATTTGGAGAACTGAAGATGGTAAAGAAGAAATCATTATTGGTTCGGTGGCCGAACTAAAAGCCGAAATGGCAAAGGCGGTTGCATCCGGAGTGTTAGAAAAAGATATTTTTGATGATTTTGTGGTGGGTGATTTATCCGATGAAAACTATGATAAAATAGACCTTCATAAGAACATTGTTGATGATATTGTCCTAGTTTCCGCATCGGGCAAACCTATGAAACGCGAAAGTGATTTGATAGATGTATGGTTTGATAGTGGCTCAATGCCCTATGCACAATGGCACTATCCTTTTGAAAATAAAGATCTGATTGATGAGGGTAAGACTTACCCGGCTGATTTTATCGCAGAAGGCGTAGATCAAACTAGAGGTTGGTTCTATACATTACATGCCATAGGAACTATGGTGTTCGATTCTGTGGCGTATAAAAATGTTGTTTCCAACGGACTTGTTTTGGACAAGGAGGGCAAGAAAATGTCCAAACGTTTGGGCAATGCCGTGGATCCTTTTGATACGATGAACGAACACGGAGCAGATGCTACGCGTTGGTACATGATCTCTAATGCCAATCCTTGGGATAACTTAAAATTTGATACGGAAGGTATAGTTGAGGTAAAACGAAAATTTTTCGGGACACTTTATAACACCTATTCTTTCTTCGGCTTATATGCCAATATAGATTCTTTTGATTATTCAGAGGAAGATATTCCATTGAGCGAAAGACCGGAAATTGATAGGTGGATATTATCAGAACTTCATTCTTTGATCAAGACTGTTGATGAAGCGTATGCCGATTATGAGCCTACCAAAGCAACCCGTGCTATTTCGGACTATGTACAAGAGAATTTGAGTAACTGGTATGTACGTTTATGCAGAAGGCGTTTCTGGAAAGGTAGTTATGAGAAGGATAAAATATCGGCTTATCAAACGCTGTATACCTGTCTTGAAACCGTTGCTAAACTATCGGCTCCTGTGGCTCCCTTCTTTATGGATAGACTTTATAAAGATTTAACGAATACCACACATACGGAGGCTTTTGAATCTGTACATTTGGCCGAATTTCCAAAATATGATGAAGCCATCGTAGATAAGGATTTGGAAAGTAAGATGGAGAAAGCTCAGACTATTTCGTCTTTAGTGCTATCTATCCGTCAGAAAGAAAAGATAAAAGTGCGTCAGCCATTACAGAAAGTAATGATACCTGTTTTAGATGAAAATCAGAAGCATGAGATAGAAGCTGTTGCAGATTTGATTATGTCCGAGGTGAATGTTAAAGAAGTTGAATTGTTGGATGATGCTTCAGGTATTTTGGTGAAGCAGATCAAGCCTAATTTTAAGACTTTAGGTCCTAAATACGGGAAAGATATGAAAAAAATTGCTCAAGCTGTAGCTCAGTTGGGGCAAGAGGATATCCAAAAAATTGAGCAGGATGGCGAAATTTCGCTTGATATTGACGATAAAATTATTACATTACAGCTGCAAGATGTAGAGATAGCCTCTCAAGATATTGAAGGTTGGTTGGTTGCAAGTTCAGGATCTATTACGGTAGCCTTAGACGTAACTATCAATGAAGATTTAAGAGAAGAGGGTATTGCTAGAGAGCTTGTGAACAGAATTCAGAACATAAGAAAAGATTCTGGGTTTGAGGTGACAGATAGAATTGATATTAAGATTCTAAAAGATGGTTTTGTTGAAAAAGCGGTATCTAATAATTTAGAGTATATTAAGACCGAAACCTTGACAGCAGACCTAATTTTAGAGGAAAAACTGGAGGAAGGAGCCGAGGTTTCTTTTGACGAAGTGAACACTAAATTATTTATTGAAAAACATTAA